A genomic segment from Hydrogenobacter sp. encodes:
- a CDS encoding septum formation initiator family protein: MLLLIILTIYNLFFSTFNIFKVLKMERSIQSIDRRLEENKSKNDKLESMLELVKKNPNAYKEKFIREYLQLQKSDERIILFSDDGI; encoded by the coding sequence ATGCTTTTGCTTATAATTTTAACAATTTATAATTTGTTTTTCAGTACCTTCAATATTTTTAAGGTGTTAAAAATGGAGAGGTCTATACAAAGCATTGATAGGAGACTGGAAGAGAACAAAAGCAAGAATGATAAACTTGAAAGTATGCTCGAGCTTGTTAAAAAAAATCCGAACGCTTATAAAGAGAAGTTCATAAGGGAATATTTACAGCTCCAAAAAAGCGACGAGAGAATAATACTTTTTAGTGATGATGGAATCTGA
- the ribD gene encoding bifunctional diaminohydroxyphosphoribosylaminopyrimidine deaminase/5-amino-6-(5-phosphoribosylamino)uracil reductase RibD — MMESERDIHFMKRALELAKLRKGLTHPNPTVGCVIVKDGKIVSEGYHEKAGMPHAEVVALERAGKEAEGSTVYVTLEPCSHHGRTPPCTDALIRAKVKRVVIATPDPNPLVSGKGIWKLKSAGIEVSIGILEEEAKELNEDFFTYITLKRPFVTVKLAQSIDGCIATKHGESKWITNEESRVFAHRLRAQATAVLVGINTVVRDDPSLTIRAFFWERQPIRIVLDPMLRIPLSSKLVKEKSAKTWIITASENREKIEFLESQGVEVLLAPVEDGKLKLDEVLRELYFREVMHLLVEGGSITATSFIKDNLYDRLFVFVAPIIIGDGLSIGYTGVERLQDAKRHMLKNIYRFGHDLGLEYKRV, encoded by the coding sequence ATGATGGAATCTGAAAGGGACATTCATTTTATGAAGAGAGCTTTGGAGCTTGCAAAACTCAGGAAAGGTTTAACACACCCTAATCCCACAGTGGGTTGTGTTATAGTTAAAGATGGAAAGATAGTGAGCGAAGGGTATCACGAGAAGGCAGGCATGCCTCACGCTGAAGTTGTGGCTCTTGAAAGAGCTGGGAAAGAAGCAGAAGGATCTACCGTTTACGTAACCTTAGAACCGTGCAGTCATCATGGAAGGACTCCACCATGCACCGATGCCTTAATAAGGGCTAAGGTCAAGAGAGTAGTGATAGCTACACCAGATCCGAATCCACTAGTGTCAGGTAAAGGAATTTGGAAGCTCAAAAGCGCAGGTATAGAGGTAAGTATAGGAATCCTTGAAGAAGAAGCAAAAGAACTGAATGAGGACTTTTTCACGTACATAACATTAAAAAGACCTTTCGTTACAGTAAAGCTGGCTCAAAGTATAGATGGGTGCATAGCTACAAAACATGGAGAGAGCAAATGGATAACAAACGAAGAAAGCAGGGTATTTGCTCACAGACTACGGGCGCAAGCCACTGCAGTTCTCGTAGGTATAAATACTGTGGTAAGGGACGATCCATCTTTGACGATCAGGGCTTTCTTCTGGGAGAGACAACCTATCAGGATAGTACTTGATCCAATGCTTAGAATACCCTTGAGTTCAAAGCTTGTGAAGGAAAAAAGCGCAAAAACTTGGATTATAACAGCTTCGGAAAATAGAGAAAAGATAGAGTTTTTGGAGAGTCAGGGTGTAGAGGTGCTTTTAGCTCCAGTGGAAGATGGAAAGTTAAAGCTGGATGAGGTTTTGAGGGAACTTTACTTTCGGGAAGTTATGCATCTCCTCGTGGAAGGTGGGAGTATAACAGCTACGAGTTTTATAAAGGATAATCTTTATGATAGGCTTTTTGTTTTTGTTGCACCGATCATAATTGGTGATGGGTTGAGCATAGGCTACACAGGTGTTGAAAGGCTTCAAGATGCAAAAAGACATATGCTGAAAAACATATACAGGTTTGGACACGACCTGGGATTGGAGTATAAAAGAGTATGA
- the fmt gene encoding methionyl-tRNA formyltransferase encodes MKIVFMGTSSYAVPSLTAIFENFGVIGVVTQPDKPAHRGQKLTPPPVKVMAMHLNVPVYQPEKKSQIEELLLRLKPDCVVVVAYGKILTRSILEIPRYGCINLHASLLPKYRGPAPIQRCLMSGENLTGNTVILMDEGMDTGDILSAESLKIEEDDDYVSLAEKLSVRGAKLLIDTLKKWFEGEITPTAQMHEQATYAPPIMREEYRICWKAPAQSVKDRIRALYPDCYAFLEGGERIKILKVKVCQEKGEPGEVIHRKKLQVACGEGCVEVLELINPKGKKVSGEDFMRGYNPKNLI; translated from the coding sequence ATGAAGATAGTCTTTATGGGTACGTCTTCCTACGCTGTACCGAGCCTTACAGCCATCTTTGAAAACTTTGGAGTTATAGGAGTTGTAACTCAACCGGATAAACCTGCACACAGGGGTCAAAAGCTTACGCCTCCGCCAGTTAAAGTGATGGCTATGCATTTGAATGTCCCTGTATATCAACCTGAGAAAAAAAGCCAGATTGAGGAACTCCTCCTTAGATTAAAACCCGATTGCGTTGTGGTTGTGGCTTATGGAAAGATACTGACCAGAAGCATTCTTGAGATCCCGCGCTATGGCTGTATAAACCTTCACGCATCGCTTCTGCCCAAGTACAGAGGACCAGCGCCTATACAAAGATGTCTGATGTCTGGTGAAAATCTGACAGGAAATACTGTGATCCTTATGGACGAAGGCATGGATACCGGAGACATACTGAGTGCGGAAAGCTTAAAAATAGAAGAGGATGATGACTATGTGAGTTTGGCTGAAAAGCTATCCGTACGAGGTGCTAAACTCCTAATTGATACATTAAAAAAGTGGTTTGAAGGAGAGATAACACCTACAGCACAGATGCACGAACAAGCCACTTACGCACCACCTATTATGAGGGAAGAGTACCGCATATGCTGGAAAGCGCCTGCTCAAAGCGTAAAGGACAGAATAAGAGCGCTTTATCCTGACTGCTATGCCTTTCTTGAAGGAGGTGAGAGGATAAAGATCCTCAAGGTGAAGGTTTGCCAAGAGAAGGGTGAGCCTGGGGAGGTTATACACAGAAAAAAGCTTCAAGTTGCTTGCGGTGAGGGTTGTGTTGAAGTACTTGAGCTTATAAATCCAAAAGGTAAAAAAGTGAGCGGTGAAGATTTTATGAGAGGCTATAACCCCAAAAACCTGATTTAA
- a CDS encoding DUF86 domain-containing protein, producing the protein MKKGPNISLILESFQNLEKAYVDLKKNLSLPKEEFINNKLVLDKVRVDFNLAFESSMRPCRHLSTLYGLKTTSKDCLIKLAEYIGMEDIQTLQSFTDFYFKYRDLKDTVSPEELYEFLKEHLVVFKKYAQAVVEYVKKSTGNYLLIDFDLLNEKAKHLKESIKKIEFVLSQGIEEFRSKPMYYDRVKYFYQVAYDSLFDICKHLAPKFGIKKFGDDCLSKLIEIGVIQQDYYMDVFKMTQLKNKLISTWEVSPDELYISLHELKDKFEPVMKEISKSLKRLLEEKARGGKS; encoded by the coding sequence ATGAAAAAAGGACCTAACATAAGCCTCATACTGGAGAGTTTTCAGAATTTAGAAAAAGCTTATGTAGATTTAAAGAAAAATCTCTCCCTTCCAAAGGAAGAGTTTATCAACAACAAACTTGTTCTTGACAAGGTTCGTGTGGACTTTAATCTAGCTTTTGAAAGTAGTATGAGACCTTGCAGGCATCTCTCAACCCTTTATGGGTTAAAAACCACATCAAAGGATTGTCTAATTAAGCTTGCTGAGTATATAGGGATGGAAGACATACAGACTCTGCAGAGCTTTACAGATTTTTATTTCAAATACAGAGACCTCAAAGATACAGTTTCACCTGAGGAACTTTACGAATTTCTTAAGGAACATCTTGTAGTTTTTAAAAAGTACGCTCAAGCGGTGGTGGAGTATGTTAAAAAAAGCACGGGCAATTATCTGCTCATTGACTTTGATCTTCTCAACGAAAAGGCAAAGCACTTGAAAGAATCTATAAAAAAGATTGAGTTTGTTTTATCTCAAGGGATTGAGGAGTTTAGATCAAAACCTATGTATTATGATAGGGTAAAGTACTTTTATCAAGTTGCGTACGATAGCCTCTTTGACATATGTAAGCACCTTGCCCCTAAATTTGGTATAAAAAAGTTTGGAGATGACTGTCTTTCTAAGCTTATAGAGATCGGAGTTATACAGCAAGATTATTACATGGATGTTTTCAAGATGACACAGCTCAAAAATAAGCTTATAAGCACATGGGAGGTATCCCCTGACGAACTCTACATATCGCTTCACGAACTCAAAGACAAGTTTGAACCAGTTATGAAAGAGATATCAAAAAGTTTAAAAAGACTCCTTGAGGAGAAGGCAAGAGGTGGTAAAAGCTGA
- a CDS encoding DUF2203 domain-containing protein: MKVFDLDSARELLTLIKPLVEAINIKREELYSLYTSIEEEEDKLEKLYMESQTRELDAEIRQCFQKIEALGGVIKGTDPILIDFLSFYQNRYIWLCWKEDEDTILYWHELDEGFAGRKPIELLKEGISGYF; the protein is encoded by the coding sequence ATGAAGGTCTTTGATTTGGACAGTGCCAGAGAGTTGCTTACTCTCATAAAACCCCTTGTTGAGGCTATTAACATAAAAAGGGAAGAACTATATTCTCTGTATACGAGCATTGAAGAAGAAGAAGACAAGCTTGAGAAGCTTTATATGGAAAGTCAGACAAGAGAGCTTGATGCGGAAATAAGACAGTGCTTTCAGAAAATAGAAGCTCTTGGGGGTGTTATAAAAGGTACAGATCCTATACTGATAGATTTTCTCTCCTTTTATCAGAACAGATACATATGGCTATGCTGGAAGGAAGATGAAGATACTATACTTTACTGGCACGAGCTTGACGAAGGTTTTGCCGGAAGGAAACCTATAGAGCTTCTTAAAGAAGGTATTTCTGGATATTTCTGA
- the dapA gene encoding 4-hydroxy-tetrahydrodipicolinate synthase: MFQGSIVALITPFKDGEVDYSALDQLVEFHINNHTDGIVVCGTTGESATLTFEEHERVIEHVVKSAKGRIKVIAGTGANATHEAIELTAHAKRVGADACLLVVPYYNKPTQEGIYRHFKTIADEVDIPMIIYNIPSRTGIEISPETLYRLVRDCSNIIGSKESTPSMDRISEIFKLLGDNFTVLSGDDSLTLPMMALGAKGVISVANNIVPREVKSMVDYALKGDFKKAMELHYYLFDLFKILFVETNPIPIKTACWALGMCEKEFRLPMCEMKPENESKLIEILKRYNLPIVRG, from the coding sequence ATGTTTCAGGGTTCAATAGTTGCGCTTATAACACCTTTTAAAGATGGTGAGGTAGATTACAGTGCTTTGGATCAGCTCGTTGAGTTTCATATAAACAACCATACGGATGGCATAGTAGTTTGTGGTACTACGGGTGAGTCAGCAACCCTAACTTTTGAAGAACACGAAAGGGTGATAGAACATGTGGTCAAAAGCGCAAAGGGAAGAATAAAGGTTATAGCTGGAACGGGCGCAAATGCTACACACGAAGCTATTGAACTTACAGCTCACGCAAAGCGTGTAGGAGCAGATGCCTGTTTGTTAGTTGTGCCTTATTATAACAAGCCCACTCAAGAAGGTATATACAGACACTTTAAAACTATAGCTGATGAGGTAGATATCCCTATGATCATATACAATATACCATCAAGGACAGGTATAGAGATATCACCGGAAACTCTTTACAGGCTTGTGAGAGACTGTTCCAACATAATTGGCTCAAAGGAATCAACTCCCAGTATGGACAGAATTTCTGAGATCTTTAAACTTTTGGGGGATAACTTTACCGTACTATCAGGTGACGATTCTCTTACACTGCCTATGATGGCGCTCGGCGCAAAAGGGGTAATATCCGTAGCTAACAATATAGTACCCAGAGAAGTAAAAAGTATGGTTGATTACGCTTTAAAAGGTGATTTCAAAAAGGCTATGGAGCTTCACTATTACCTTTTTGATCTTTTTAAGATACTTTTCGTGGAGACAAATCCCATACCGATAAAAACCGCCTGCTGGGCGCTTGGAATGTGCGAAAAAGAGTTCAGGCTCCCTATGTGTGAGATGAAGCCAGAAAACGAGAGTAAGCTTATAGAAATTCTCAAGAGATACAATCTCCCCATAGTGAGAGGATAA
- a CDS encoding DUF4149 domain-containing protein: protein MSRFLLFLNSFYLGLGVFFSFYVAPTLFKVLEKEQAGRVVEKIFPVYFGIGLFIMVFSLLSGFKLGKWVILLLTLNLLVLAFQEFYVLPLSHQLKLTDYQSFMKWHGISMVLNLVNLLTVFVLCLLLLRK, encoded by the coding sequence ATGTCAAGGTTTTTGCTCTTCCTAAACTCCTTCTACCTTGGTTTGGGTGTCTTCTTCAGCTTCTATGTGGCACCTACACTTTTTAAAGTGCTTGAGAAGGAACAGGCTGGAAGGGTTGTTGAAAAGATATTTCCTGTGTACTTTGGTATAGGACTTTTTATAATGGTGTTTTCTCTCCTTTCGGGTTTTAAGCTGGGTAAGTGGGTTATACTTTTGCTAACTTTAAACCTTCTTGTACTTGCCTTTCAAGAGTTTTATGTACTTCCCTTATCGCATCAACTCAAACTTACGGATTATCAATCCTTTATGAAATGGCACGGCATATCCATGGTCTTGAATCTGGTCAACCTCCTGACAGTTTTCGTTCTTTGTCTTCTTCTCCTCAGGAAATGA
- a CDS encoding RusA family crossover junction endodeoxyribonuclease, with protein sequence MIEIVLSKIPVPKSNRYVRKKGGKVFKPPRVKNWEVRAMWEISQQYRGKPLEGRLSMDVLLVLPNNRKRDIDNMLKSLWDILEKAGVIKNDNQIYEIRTVKKVVKGQEGTVIRIKEYIEDH encoded by the coding sequence ATGATAGAGATAGTTCTGTCCAAGATTCCTGTACCTAAGAGCAATCGCTACGTGCGAAAAAAAGGCGGGAAGGTCTTTAAACCACCGAGGGTAAAAAACTGGGAGGTTCGGGCTATGTGGGAAATATCTCAGCAGTATAGAGGAAAACCCTTGGAAGGAAGGCTCTCCATGGATGTCCTTTTGGTACTTCCTAACAACAGAAAAAGAGATATAGATAACATGTTAAAGAGCCTATGGGACATCCTTGAAAAGGCTGGAGTCATAAAAAACGATAACCAAATATACGAGATAAGGACAGTTAAAAAGGTTGTAAAAGGTCAGGAAGGTACGGTAATAAGGATAAAGGAATACATAGAGGATCACTGA
- a CDS encoding LysM peptidoglycan-binding domain-containing protein → MKKEVLALGISAMLSFAYGVECEYYKVQKGDTLSDIAKKKGVSVDAIISSNKNLDTKRIRAGEKICIPVKKGKQQYTEYTVKKGDTLEKISKKFHVSVKELVEFNNLKSEHVLEGQKIKIPHKKFVKSEKAEESYSYYTVHKGARLKDISKRLGIPLGELESLNPEYKGKFLSKGTKVKIPKMETGKEKEATKEEGGYEFYTVERGGKLEHVSKKLGIPLKTLEKLNPEYKGVWLKKGTKIRIPEREEVKQEYEIYTIKRGGRLKDVSKMLGVPLKELEKLNPELKGKFLSKGTKIKVPKMEAKKPSVHYVKHRVRRGETLRSIAERYGVSEKEIMKANRLKSGKLVAGKVINIPVEGKPALVKEEKSSEIGGRSMANLPEEKETQPTEVKISKGSIPMPVDGKMVKSTRGVDILADCGQPIRSVDDGKVIYSGGDLQAYGNMVIVEHKDFISLYAYNSKNLVKRGDSVSKGQEIATVGNKNNSQECMLHFELRTKDGVPLDPTEYLKNTQ, encoded by the coding sequence ATGAAGAAAGAGGTTTTAGCGTTAGGTATTAGTGCAATGCTGAGTTTTGCCTATGGTGTTGAATGCGAATACTATAAAGTTCAAAAAGGTGATACTCTGTCGGATATAGCTAAAAAGAAAGGTGTGAGCGTTGATGCTATAATCAGTAGCAATAAAAACCTTGACACTAAAAGGATAAGAGCGGGTGAGAAAATATGTATACCTGTAAAAAAGGGCAAACAGCAATACACAGAGTACACAGTGAAAAAAGGGGATACTCTTGAGAAGATAAGTAAAAAGTTCCACGTAAGCGTAAAGGAGCTTGTAGAATTTAATAACCTAAAGTCAGAACACGTACTTGAGGGTCAAAAAATAAAGATACCGCACAAAAAGTTTGTCAAAAGCGAGAAAGCTGAAGAGAGCTATAGTTATTATACAGTACATAAAGGCGCAAGGCTGAAAGATATATCCAAAAGGCTCGGTATACCTCTTGGAGAGTTAGAGTCTCTAAATCCTGAATACAAAGGCAAATTTTTAAGCAAGGGTACAAAGGTGAAGATACCTAAGATGGAAACGGGAAAAGAGAAAGAAGCGACCAAAGAGGAAGGTGGTTATGAATTTTACACAGTTGAGCGCGGAGGAAAACTCGAACACGTATCAAAGAAATTGGGCATTCCATTAAAGACACTGGAAAAGTTAAACCCGGAGTATAAAGGGGTATGGCTTAAAAAAGGCACAAAAATAAGAATACCTGAGCGAGAGGAAGTAAAACAAGAGTACGAAATTTACACAATAAAAAGAGGTGGTAGGCTAAAGGATGTATCAAAGATGCTTGGTGTACCACTTAAAGAGCTTGAGAAGCTAAATCCAGAGTTAAAGGGAAAATTTTTGAGTAAGGGTACAAAGATAAAAGTACCTAAGATGGAAGCAAAAAAGCCCAGCGTACATTACGTGAAGCACAGAGTGAGGCGAGGTGAGACTTTAAGATCTATAGCAGAAAGGTACGGTGTTTCCGAAAAAGAGATCATGAAAGCAAACCGTCTAAAAAGCGGAAAGCTCGTAGCGGGCAAGGTAATAAATATCCCTGTAGAGGGGAAGCCTGCGCTTGTTAAGGAGGAAAAATCTTCGGAGATCGGCGGAAGATCCATGGCAAATTTACCGGAGGAAAAGGAGACCCAACCCACCGAAGTAAAGATCTCAAAAGGTAGCATACCTATGCCCGTTGATGGAAAGATGGTAAAGTCCACAAGGGGCGTGGATATATTGGCTGACTGTGGACAACCTATAAGGAGCGTTGACGATGGAAAAGTTATATACAGTGGTGGTGACCTTCAAGCTTATGGAAACATGGTGATCGTAGAACACAAAGACTTTATATCCCTTTATGCGTACAACTCTAAAAATTTGGTAAAAAGGGGGGATAGCGTCAGTAAAGGGCAAGAGATAGCAACCGTAGGCAACAAGAACAATTCTCAAGAGTGCATGCTCCACTTTGAACTCAGAACTAAGGACGGTGTTCCCTTAGATCCCACCGAATATCTTAAAAATACTCAGTGA
- a CDS encoding acylphosphatase codes for MVAYRVYISGIVQGVGFRAYTRTLAESYGLDGWVRNMPDGRVEVFVQGDKDTVWDFLKKLSDGPPLSRVELLEIKKEVVKDEERGFSVRY; via the coding sequence ATGGTTGCCTACAGGGTTTACATAAGTGGGATCGTTCAGGGAGTAGGTTTTAGAGCTTATACAAGAACCCTCGCTGAAAGTTACGGTCTTGACGGATGGGTGAGGAATATGCCTGATGGTAGGGTTGAAGTATTCGTACAGGGAGATAAAGATACTGTATGGGATTTTCTAAAAAAACTTTCCGATGGTCCACCTCTCTCAAGGGTGGAACTTCTGGAAATAAAAAAGGAGGTGGTAAAAGATGAAGAAAGAGGTTTTAGCGTTAGGTATTAG
- the ispH gene encoding 4-hydroxy-3-methylbut-2-enyl diphosphate reductase has translation MVQIIVAPHAGFCFGVKRAINIAEQSSDLSRQGRKVFTMGPLIHNPQEVGRLRSQGVELLISEDSLKRGDTVIIRSHGIPPQKERHLRALGINVIDATCPYVKAVHEAVMKLSKEGYFVVLVGEKNHPEVIGTLGYLQEVGGKGIVVENRDDLKAVLGKDKVGIVAQTTQNEHFFKEVVGEIVLWAKEVKVINTICNATSERQEDVYELAPHVDVMIVIGGKNSGNTRRLYEISKNLNPKSYHIETAQELCGEWFEGTKKIGITAGASTPDWIIREVVEKIEKMCFSKV, from the coding sequence ATGGTTCAGATAATAGTTGCACCGCATGCAGGATTCTGTTTCGGAGTAAAGAGAGCTATAAATATTGCAGAGCAGTCTTCAGATCTTTCCAGACAGGGCAGAAAAGTTTTCACTATGGGACCCCTCATACATAATCCTCAAGAGGTGGGTAGACTCAGAAGTCAGGGTGTTGAACTTTTGATATCAGAAGATAGCTTAAAAAGAGGAGATACAGTCATAATAAGGTCACACGGCATACCCCCTCAAAAGGAAAGACATCTGAGGGCTTTGGGTATCAACGTGATAGATGCTACATGTCCTTACGTGAAGGCTGTACATGAAGCTGTTATGAAGCTCTCTAAGGAAGGATACTTTGTGGTGCTTGTAGGAGAAAAGAATCATCCTGAGGTAATAGGTACATTAGGCTATCTCCAGGAAGTTGGTGGAAAGGGTATCGTAGTTGAAAATAGGGATGATCTTAAAGCTGTTCTCGGTAAAGATAAGGTAGGCATAGTCGCACAGACAACACAAAACGAGCATTTTTTTAAAGAGGTAGTTGGGGAAATAGTACTTTGGGCTAAAGAAGTGAAAGTTATAAACACAATATGTAACGCTACGTCTGAGAGACAAGAGGATGTTTATGAGCTTGCACCTCATGTTGATGTTATGATCGTAATAGGTGGTAAAAACAGTGGAAACACAAGAAGGCTTTATGAAATATCGAAAAACCTAAATCCGAAAAGTTATCACATAGAAACAGCACAGGAGCTTTGTGGTGAGTGGTTTGAAGGAACAAAAAAAATAGGGATCACCGCAGGTGCTTCTACGCCAGACTGGATCATAAGAGAAGTAGTGGAAAAAATAGAAAAGATGTGTTTCTCAAAAGTATGA
- a CDS encoding TetR/AcrR family transcriptional regulator, which translates to MIGKKEKAEFTKLVILNTAKKLFVEKGYFNTSIRDIAKEADLSTGAVYHHFGSKEEIASVIYRETLNRIKDLIQSAIREGGTAKERIRNIVKKLFYMAEKDRYTMEYALYIKHREIIDTPICSSEPYEIIKDWLTKEIDNKSIKLADGDMLAILFTGTIIRFMQLRWDDIIKESLESYSDKVTEFLWELLRR; encoded by the coding sequence ATGATAGGCAAAAAGGAAAAAGCCGAGTTTACAAAGCTGGTAATACTAAATACAGCCAAAAAACTCTTCGTAGAGAAAGGATATTTTAATACCAGTATAAGAGATATAGCCAAGGAAGCCGATCTTAGTACGGGTGCAGTTTATCATCACTTTGGAAGCAAAGAAGAAATAGCAAGTGTTATATACAGGGAAACCTTAAATAGAATTAAAGACTTGATACAATCGGCTATAAGGGAAGGTGGAACAGCCAAGGAGCGTATAAGAAATATTGTTAAAAAGCTTTTTTATATGGCTGAAAAAGATAGATACACGATGGAGTATGCTCTTTATATAAAGCACAGGGAAATTATAGACACACCTATATGTTCCTCAGAACCTTACGAAATAATAAAAGACTGGCTTACAAAAGAAATCGACAATAAAAGTATAAAGTTAGCAGACGGAGATATGTTGGCGATACTTTTTACAGGCACTATAATAAGGTTCATGCAGTTGAGATGGGATGATATCATAAAGGAGAGTTTGGAGAGCTACTCGGATAAAGTTACTGAATTTTTATGGGAATTACTGAGAAGATAA
- a CDS encoding DsbC family protein, translating to MVILALMIFFLMPVLGADLYSEFIKERVKEIPLNKAIVVGNGKNRLITFINPDCPHCRKEWKELRPHLGKVKLYIFLFPFKTAPESYPKAFYIACSKDKVKALDEVLSGKFDGNPPKVKECPLVYEHVNIAQELGVQATPYNIVLKDYRVIEGYNPELLNMLGIK from the coding sequence ATGGTGATCTTAGCATTGATGATTTTTTTCTTGATGCCTGTCTTGGGTGCAGATTTGTATTCGGAATTTATCAAAGAGAGGGTCAAGGAAATACCTTTAAATAAAGCTATAGTGGTGGGAAATGGGAAGAATAGGCTCATAACCTTCATAAATCCTGACTGCCCTCACTGTAGGAAAGAGTGGAAAGAACTGAGACCTCATCTTGGCAAAGTGAAGCTTTACATTTTCCTTTTCCCTTTCAAGACAGCTCCAGAGAGCTATCCAAAAGCGTTTTACATAGCATGTTCAAAAGATAAAGTAAAAGCCTTAGATGAGGTGCTTTCGGGTAAGTTTGATGGAAATCCGCCTAAGGTAAAAGAGTGTCCTCTGGTTTACGAACATGTAAATATAGCGCAGGAGCTGGGAGTTCAGGCAACACCTTACAACATAGTGCTTAAAGACTATAGAGTCATAGAAGGCTACAATCCGGAACTTCTCAATATGTTAGGCATAAAATGA
- a CDS encoding AAA family ATPase has translation MIVVVMGLSGSGKSFIAKILHEEFGFEWIRSDAIRKELAGVEEGRHVKVGFGEGIYSEDWTKRVYQEMIKRAEQIHSRGKDVVLDATFLKDWQRNMVKEHFKNAIFLLTQAREEEIKRRLSKREDISDADFSVYLKQKEIFEEPKEAIVINTQKGREEIKAELQKILGISYP, from the coding sequence ATGATAGTTGTGGTAATGGGTCTTTCTGGAAGTGGTAAATCCTTTATAGCGAAGATATTGCACGAAGAGTTTGGTTTTGAGTGGATAAGAAGTGATGCTATAAGGAAGGAATTGGCAGGTGTAGAAGAAGGAAGGCATGTAAAGGTCGGTTTCGGTGAAGGCATATATTCAGAAGATTGGACGAAGAGGGTCTATCAGGAAATGATAAAAAGAGCTGAACAAATTCATTCTCGTGGTAAAGATGTGGTACTTGATGCAACATTCCTGAAAGATTGGCAAAGGAATATGGTAAAAGAGCATTTTAAAAATGCGATATTTTTACTCACTCAAGCGCGGGAAGAAGAGATAAAGAGGAGACTTTCAAAAAGAGAAGATATATCAGACGCTGACTTTAGTGTGTATCTAAAACAGAAGGAGATCTTTGAAGAACCTAAGGAAGCTATAGTTATAAATACTCAAAAAGGAAGAGAAGAGATCAAGGCTGAGCTACAGAAGATTCTCGGAATATCTTATCCATAA